GCTGGGCAAGTGTCCGTCATGCGGACAGTGGAACACCTTTGTAGAAGAAGTGGAATCAAAAGAAAACAGTGCTAAAAATCAAAGGGGCATAAGCAAGGGAAAGGTTGAAAGAATTCAGAATATAACCTCAACAAAAAAAGAAAGGTATTCCACCGGCAGTCGTGAGATGGACAGAGTGCTTGGCGGCGGAATAATAAGAAGCTCACTTATACTTGTTGGCGGTGATCCGGGCATAGGTAAGTCAACACTGCTTTTGCAGGTTGCGGACTATGTCTCAAGTCAGAAGCTGAAGGTTCTTTATGTTTCTGGTGAAGAATCAGGAGAACAGATAAAAATAAGAGCAGATAGGCTGGGAGTGTGTGACGGGGAGCTTTACGTGCTGTCTGAGACCAACATTGATGTTATAAAAGAATTAGTGGAAAAAGAGGAGCCTGACCTTTTGATACTTGATTCCATACAGACCATTTATTCGCCAGATACGGTATCTGCGCCGGGAAGCGTGAGCCAGGTAAGAGAGGTTACCGCCATGGTTATGCGAATGACCAAGATAAGGAACATGGCTACTTTTATTGTAGGGCATGTTACTAAATCAGGTGCCATAGCCGGACCCAGGGTTTTGGAACATATGGTGGATACTGTTCTATATTTTGAGGGTGAAAGGCATTTTGCCTACCGTATATTAAGATCTGTTAAAAATCGTTTTGGCTCAACAAACGAAATAGGTATTTTTGAAATGAGAGAAAAGGGACTTGTTGAGGTGGAAAATCCATCGGAGGTTTTCTTAAAGGGCAGGCCTGTTGATGCATACGGAACGGTGGTTACTGCGGCAATGGAGGGAACCCGCCCCGTGCTTATAGAGATTCAGGCTCTTGTTACGTATTCACCGGCTGGTTTTGCAAACAGAGTCA
Above is a window of Sedimentibacter sp. MB35-C1 DNA encoding:
- the radA gene encoding DNA repair protein RadA: MARIKTKFVCQECGYETAKWLGKCPSCGQWNTFVEEVESKENSAKNQRGISKGKVERIQNITSTKKERYSTGSREMDRVLGGGIIRSSLILVGGDPGIGKSTLLLQVADYVSSQKLKVLYVSGEESGEQIKIRADRLGVCDGELYVLSETNIDVIKELVEKEEPDLLILDSIQTIYSPDTVSAPGSVSQVREVTAMVMRMTKIRNMATFIVGHVTKSGAIAGPRVLEHMVDTVLYFEGERHFAYRILRSVKNRFGSTNEIGIFEMREKGLVEVENPSEVFLKGRPVDAYGTVVTAAMEGTRPVLIEIQALVTYSPAGFANRVTTGIDKNRAAMLIAVLEKKAGLAIQSSDTFINVTGGLQLREPAADLAILCAIASSFKEVPVDFKTILIGEVGLTGEIRGVNSIEKRLIEAQKMGFERAVIAESNDTIKDIKNMELIPVNNIRQVMDLLF